The following proteins come from a genomic window of Salvia hispanica cultivar TCC Black 2014 chromosome 4, UniMelb_Shisp_WGS_1.0, whole genome shotgun sequence:
- the LOC125223323 gene encoding NAD(P)H:quinone oxidoreductase-like has product MAAAPTSSPLIKVAALCGSLRKASYNRGLLNAAIDISKTFQGLEVEYVDISGLPFLNTDLEVNGTYPPVVEAFREKIAAADSVLFASPEYNYSVTGPLKNAIDWASRPPNVWADKTAAIVSAGGGFGGGRSQYHLRQVGVYIDLHFVNKPEFFLNAFESPAKFDSDGNLHDELTKEKLKALLLSLHGFTLRLKSKSA; this is encoded by the exons ATGGCGGCTGCACCTACATCTTCCCCGCTTATCAAAGTCGCTGCTCTCTGCGGTTCCCTCCGTAAAGCTTCCTACAATCGCGGCCTCCTAAATGCCG CAATCGATATATCGAAGACATTTCAAGGTTTGGAGGTAGAGTATGTGGATATATCAGGGTTGCCGTTCTTGAACACCGATCTTGAGGTGAATGGAACGTATCCGCCTGTGGTGGAGGCTTTCAGGGAGAAGATAGCTGCTGCTGATAGTGTACTCTTTGCTTCGCCTGAGTACAACTACTCTGTAACTG GACCTCTGAAAAATGCGATTGACTGGGCATCTCGGCCCCCAAATGTTTGGGCTGATAAAACTGCTGCAATTGTGAGCGCTGGAGGAGGTTTTGGTGGAGGCCGATCTCAGTATCACCTCCGTCAGGTAGGCGTTTACATTGATCTTCACTTCGTCAACAAACCCGAGTTCTTCCTCAATGCGTTTGAGTCTCCTGCTAAATTCGATAGCGATGGCAACTTGCATGACGAATTAACCAAGGAAAAGCTGAAGGCGCTTCTCTTATCCTTACACGGGTTCACGCTCCGTCTCAAAAGTAAGTCCGCATAG